The following are from one region of the Salvia splendens isolate huo1 chromosome 2, SspV2, whole genome shotgun sequence genome:
- the LOC121785335 gene encoding CASP-like protein 4B1 has protein sequence MTKPADAEETPPPAADVESQSAPAAAGGGFSNIVQRWRREGVVERGCVAFRAFGLLFSLLAFIIMATNQHGDGREFYKYEEYRYVLAIAILSALYTGFQTGRHIHEIHTNKETISRKNASIFDFIGDQIVAYLLLSAASAAVPLTNSMRRGGDNIFTDSSAASISMEFFAFFSLGLSALISGYKLSNQTYI, from the exons ATGACGAAGCCTGCTGATGCCGAAGAGACGCCGCCGCCCGCCGCCGATGTGGAGAGCCAGAGTGCGCCCGCGGCTGCTGGCGGCGGATTCTCCAACATCGTCCAGCGGTGGCggcgtgaaggtgttgtggagaggGGCTGTGTGGCTTTTCGAGCCTTCGGTTTACTCTTCTCCTTGCTCGCTTTCATTATCATGGCCACCAATCAACACGGCGACGGCAGAGAATTTTACAAATATGAAGAATACAG GTATGTGTTGGCGATTGCAATTCTGTCTGCTTTATACACCGGATTTCAAACAGGGAGGCATATTCATGAAATTCACACAAACAAAGAGACCATTTCACGGAAGAATGCTTCAATCTTTGATTTTATTGGCGATCAG ATTGTGGCATACTTGTTGCTGTCTGCAGCTTCAGCAGCAGTACCTTTGACAAACAGCATGCGTCGAGGAGGAGATAACATATTCACAGATTCCTCAGCAGCGTCGATCAGTATGGAATTCTTCGCATTCTTTTCACTAGGTTTGTCGGCTCTCATCTCCGGATACAAGCTCTCTAATCAAACTTACATCTGA